In the Salvia miltiorrhiza cultivar Shanhuang (shh) chromosome 8, IMPLAD_Smil_shh, whole genome shotgun sequence genome, tagttaaatataagagaaaatgtatgatgtgatggttcaaaaagttaaatgggactctttttcatggacaaaaAAAATGGGGTAAGtaggactctttttcatggacggatggagtatttttatatgaaacagaggcagtattattttttatattttaacttttttatataatttaatttaactcataaatgatgatattttaactttttatataatttaaaaataataaaatatgatataataAAATCCGGTTAATCGGTTCAATTTTAACCGAATTGAATCGGTTACCAGTCCTAGTGGATACAATAGTAGTGAATTCAACTGCAGGAATTGCTACAATATTGTTTGctacacaacaagtaagttattctaaCTGCATATCATTACATGATGTCAAGAATTTTCAACAATGGTAACAGAGCCCGGAGCTcgatttatactccctccgtcccattatttaagACACACTTTCATTTTCGGGTTGTCCCATTAAACAAgacacatttctattttgggctaaaattaacatgaattaattaaggtttTATACAAACCTAAATCCTAACTCTTTTCTCTCACCTACCAATAGTTTCTCTCTCCAATAGTTTTGCTATCTCTTCACAGCCACCCatcgtttctctctctctctgttaaAGCAGCCATGGCTTCCGGCCCCTCTCCATCTCCCTCGCTCATCTCACTGTTACAGCAGCTATGGCTTCCGGCCCCTCTCCATCTCCCTCGCTCATCTCACCCTCCTGCCTCCTTCCCTCTCTTTCTCACGCACCAGTCAACAACACTCATCGACGGTCGTTTATCTCTCTTTCTCCGGCGAATCAGAGTGACGGCAGGAAGGCCGCCGCCCCTGCAATGCCTTTTGGGTTTcaaatttgcagatttatttcTGTTTCATGCCTATGAAGACCTTGATTTTGGAGATTATTTCTGATTTGGGGGTATGAATTTGGGGATCTCAGATCCGAAGGAGCAGGGGCGAAGGGAAAATGGGTGACGGGGACAGCGCTGATGGCGCGCCGGATCAAAGGCTAGCTTTTCTGTTCCTTTCaatatttctttgatttttctttAACGGGTGACGGGGAGAGCGATTTCAAGGTTTGCTTTTCTGGGTTCTTTAAAAATGACTGCTGGTGGtggtcggcggcggtggcggtggcggtggtggtggtcggcGGTGGTTTGTATTGGAACACTAGAGCACTGTTGCCACCTTCTTGGAAAGAAAcaataacttaaaaaaaaaaaactacaaacagaaaaatcgaaaaaaaaaataatgagaataattaaattaattaaaaatttcgaaattctgaatttttaaaattgaaaaaacaatttgaaaattaaaataaaagtaaataaattcaataaacaaAAGTTAATCAACTACACTAATGATGTGGGCTACAATACTTTATCACATAAACTAcatcttcttaatctccgtgcccaaatgaagtgtgtcttcattattgggacggaaaGAGTAATTGTTTTGTGTTCTAATTAATTATGGGTTAATCGAAATTAAATTCTAGAATTTGTTTTCTAGAATCGTTGATGAATTGGGATTAAAACTTATCGGAACTTTTGCTGGGCAATAATTTCGAATATGGTACATAACTTTTTCTCCGGAAAAATCGATGATCTCTGTGAACGCAAGGCGTTTATCGAGATGTTGCTGGGCAACGGAAGGGATACTCGCCGGAGGCTGAAGAAGGGTGGCGACCTCGCAACGGCGATGGACAGCCAAAGGGCTTCCTACCAACACCTTTCGTCGGCGTGATTTTAGTTGTGAAGTCATcaaactagttgtgaattcgagaattcacaaccaacactaatgattcagttgtgaattcatcgagctagttgtgaattttagttttagttgtgaattcatagatctggttgtgcatttaagaatattaagttggaaattcatagatgtggtcgtgaattcaaaaacattaagttgtgaatctataaatctgattgtgaattcaagaaaattaagttgtgaattcataaatctggttgCGAAGttaagaacattaaattatgaattcatagatctaattgAGGGGGGGATGGGGGTCTTGGGGTGGACAGGGCAGgggggagtaaaaaaattattattttttttaattttagtctTAGGGGTAGGTTAGTCATTTAGGGGTGCGAtaaagccacgttgaggtagtgggcagctctcCCCCATGACGGTAGGGGGCTAAACGCGATTGGGACGCCATCGATGGAGGAAatctggtacttaaccctttaaattTACTTAAAGAAAATGACTACTTTCATATATTGACTCTTAAAAGAATaacttcaaagaaaaatataaacccAATTAAAGAACAAACCATAAACTTCAAAATTAAAGAATATTTTggatatgtttatttttatccttaaatattttttacatttatgatcatgtaattatttattgcATTCTCAATTTAAAAATCTTGGATCTGTCACTGCTTAgtggtattattattatttttttttaatttgtataatatCGAAGGTTCAAGTCCTTTTAAAACTTCATATGAGATGAACAATTCTTCCACTATCTTTTATCGTTATAAACTGGACAAGAAAACATTCTTAAATTTCATACGCGCAATGACCAATTCTtccattaattttttgttataaattgaaaagaaaaaaaaaatccttgttGGCCATAATGGCTTTAAAATTTTTACATAAAATGACCAATTCTTCAATTATTTGAATATTTCAATGgctttttaataataataaatcggATGTCAACGTCACAACAATAGAAGAAAGTTTTGAATAGTTTCGGCTCCCTCAAACTTGTCTATTCTACGAATTCAATAACAAACGTTATAAAGATAGGTTGCCAAAAAGTAAGATTTTGGCAATTCGTTTTAAAAGATGTGCTTCTCCTCCATGTGGAGATACGCAGAGCAGCTGCTTCAATTTTAGCCTTCGTCTCGTTCAATATGAGGGCATGAAAGGCTTCTCCTTTTGGGGCTCATACTTCTCGACTCAACTGATCTTCTTAGTGATGGGACCTCACTCTCATCGACACTCAAttgaggtggtctcctgtgcACCCGGGtacaaaatgacactaacacttacaCTAAATAATGaaactaacactaacactatcttgaaatgacactaatactattTTATTGTACAAATGATAGTatcgtattatatatatataacattgtcatgaaatgacactaacattatattgaaatgacactatcatttTGTCGAAATGACACTATACACCCAGGTGCACGGTGCACCCGAGTGCACACGAGAATTTGTGCACTCAATTTAGTATAAAATTTAGATTTCATTTAAAGATAGAATCACCAATTCTTCAATTATGTCtctaattttttaatatcaGATCAAATGACTAATTCTTGTAGCAAGAAAGACTGTTGCTTCGGTACCAACTCGGCACttataaaatatgagagagagagagagagagggcttATTTAAAGGTGGTGAAATCTAAAAAATGCATTATTACTTTTACAACAGTAAACGCAGGATTTCTTATTTGAATGTGGTGAAATCTGAAAAATGCATCATTTTTTTACAACAGTAAAAAAGCAGGACTACAAATGCAATTCTCTTCATACATGTTGCAACTGTGTCGTAGGCCGTCGTGCTGTAGATCCAAGAATTAGAGCACGTGGTGACGAACTCAACTGCAGCATAGCAGAATTACATGCATACATGCGAAGGGATAAGCTTTCCTGGATTCATGATGTCGTTCGGATCTAAAGCAGCTTTAATCCTTTTCATTGTCTGCAAAGCCTCCATTCCCAGCTCTTTCTCCAGATACTGAAACGTTCAATacatgtttaattaattttgttattagGGGGGTCAGTGATTTTCTCTTCCAAAGCTTCACCAAATCAAATGCTTCGTGCATTCACTGTACCTTCATTTTTCCTGTGCCGACACCATGTTCCCCTGTGCATGTTCCTGATCATGCAAATGTGTGGATTAACTTCAATATAGATCTTTTTTACTTATTGTGTGCTAAATATTCTACAATATGCTACAAAAAATGTTTGCTTATTGAGTGAAATTATGAGATgccaacaaattaaatgattGGATTTGATTGCATACCGTCCATATCCAAAGCTGCATGCACCATGAAACAGTTTAATCTCTCAGCTTCCTTTCGCTGTTCCTCTTTGTCAGGATCAAACAAAACCACGCAATGGAAGTTACCATCACCAGCATGAGCAATAACCGTGCTGTTGTAGCATCCATGTGCATCAGGAATAGTTGAAGCAGTGTGTATAAGGCTTAAAAGGATTTGGAAAGTACAGTACCAAACTAAAGGTGAAGCATCTAGCTGTTGCTTGGATCTTGATATTAGTTCCGCAAGGCGAGATAGTGGAACACATACATCCTACATTATTAGAATTTATATGAAAATAGCCCACAGCTCGAATAAGAGGTAAGACACCACGTGCTagccaaaagaaaaaaaaaaactgcaatATAGGGAGAAACATTTTGATAGCAAAGAAAATAACAAGTTTGATTTACTGGTTAATTCTGCATAAACTAGCTTGGAACTATTAGTATATTAAAGATTGACTTGCACCTTCCAGAATGGAGTAAAGATTAAATCAGGTATAAAATGACTATTTGTATGTCTAACGTGTAAGAATATGAACGTAGAGACACTAGAGAAAGTCACTATTAAGACGTATTGCTCAATGATTATTTGTATGTCTAACGTGTAAGAATATGAATGACTATTTGTATGTCTAACGTGTAAGAATATGAACGTTAGACAAAACTAACCGTGATCAATGCTTCGGAATTTGGTTCCATGGCAAAGCATGCCCAGAGTGCCTCTTTACGTATCTAATGAGAAAAAGACCATAGAAGAAAAAATTAGATACAGAATGGACAAGTTTTTTCTTCAATCACCTTCTGACTGAAGCTTCAGAGGAGGTacttttcttttattctttttctggAAGTGCAAATAGAAATGACGATAACTTGGTAACTCAGAAAATTAAGCATTTACATCTGGTGTACCTTCCAAAGTTCCTTTTTTGATTCAGGTTCCTCTGCAAACACAAAATCTGAGCCACTGTGCTCAGAAGCAATCTTCTGAACCATAAGTGTTTGTTCACGAGAATATGCTTCTGCCATTATTGAAACCAAAAGACAACATAAGAAACAAAGATGCATATCAGGTTTTGAAGGTAAATACAATTATGTGCTATAAATAATAATTGAAGCAATATTTTAGTTGACAATAGAAGTGGAGAACTTTCTTAGCCTCACTTCCTCTACCAAGAAACATAGCTAAAAAAACCAGAAAAATTTGTGCTCGAAATGCATTCAATTGTTAGTCAAACATAACACTATTCACCTGTGCCAATAAACTCAAACATCAAAGTTGGGACTTCAGGTAAACTTTTCCCATTAGCAAGGTTGATTGCCCTGATTTGAACCTCGTCCAGAAGCTCAACCCTTGATACCTATTACATGATACAGAATAAGATAAAAGGATGAAACGGACAAGTAACTGCATCTTCACAAAGTTCTTATGAATGGAAGATTATGCAGAGCAATTCTAAGATAATACAAGCATGCAGCATATACTAGCTTCTCCTTCAACATCTTTATCTTTCCATGCTATCAACTATGTGTAACTACTACGAGAAAAACTAGGAGAGAGCAACATATATGCAACAAAATAGACCAATTTTGGAGAAGTAAACTAACCTGTATACCAGACATCATAGTGGCAATAGCAACATCTGCGGCATCTTTAATTGTTGGAAAGTTACACATTGCTACCTATTAAACAATTTAAAAACAGAACTACTCAAGTAAGCCCATGTGCAGCTTTTAAACAAGTCACCTTGTCAAAAATATCACTCGTCATAACACACGGGTTCCATTTCAAGTGAAAcctattaaaattttgaaagccACAACAGTTGGTGTATAGGAGCAAAATTTCCAACTTCAACATCATACAAACAATAAATGCCCCATTATTGCCATATTTATCACTATCCACTATCTAGACAGGAATGCCTTACAAATTTTGTATACTaaataagataaatatataatcACATCAGCAAAAATATCATGCAGTTTTGCAGGTATTCCTATATGAAATCTAGAAGTTTGTTACAGGAAGAGAAAGGCTAAAAGCATCCTGAGGTACAAATAATTGTTCTAGAGCAGGTCACTttggttggggggggggggggtggtgtTTTATATCTTAGAAAGAgattttcacacacacacacacacacagacagacacacacacatatacatgTCTGCCTCagcatttttaattattttttagaaacCTGAGCATGCTACGCTGCAACTCTCGATCTAGTAATCTGAAAGCACCAATCCCATAGCAAGTGTTTGACATCATGCAATTTGTTTAGAGAAAGATGCTTAGCTATCGTATTTGCAATCCGGGGAAAGTCATGGATAAATTGCATGATAAGagatttattcatttattttcaatttcaacaagGCCTTCATTTCTTCTACTGGTGTGATGGATTATAGGATAGAGTAAATATTTACATCTTAACACCACAATAACCTCACTATTAGTCATTAGACATGAGCTTGTGATAAAGCATACGATCTTCAGCTTCAAATTAAGAATAACAGGTGAGGATCAAAAGAGAGAGAAGCAGTACAAGGAAGTCCTATGGAAATACCACTGAGAATTGAGGGATCTTTTGGAGACGTAATGTGACTTCTGTTATCACACCTAATGTTCCTTCACTTCCAATCATGAGGCGTGTTAAATCATATCTGAGATAAATTAGCTAATAATTAGCAGTTGTTACTCAGCAAAGGTTAACATATAAATTGGCCATGATAAAAGCTAAGATAGTGAAATGAAGACAATAAAAGTTTTACTAGCCCAAGAAAAAAGAGATCTTGTTAACTGATTAGGATATGGAACAAACTTATATTGGCAGAGATTCAAAATATGGAACACACCCAGCAGCACTTTTCCTGGCACGAGACCCAGTCCTGACAATGTCCCCATTGGCTAGAACCACCTGAAAGAAATAAGCATCATGAGTTTGATATCAGTGACCATAAGGAATTTGCGAAGAAATATACATACCTTAAGGTTAATGACGTTTTCGCGCATAGTTCCATACCTACAAACTagaaatgaaataattaaactgaattaaGAATGATGCAGATTAGTTCTAAAATCTAGATTCTCCCCTATACAACATCTGAAACGATGATCTTATGCAATGGCATCAGTTAAATTAACCAGCTACTAAACAACTTGTCTAGGCACATAAAGCTAGGTTATCACACAATGCAGCAACTGATGTTCGATGCTGTTAGTTTAGAAAAAGTAATATTTCTGTGCACGAAATCATCAGCCACTACTAGTATTTCCATAAAATTTATGATCATTCAGAAGCAGATAAGGTTCCACAGATATGGTAAACGATGTTTATGCTTCTAAATCTGAAACAAAACAACTACCTTACAGCCAAAGAGCCAGAGCAACGTGTAGCACACATCCCACCAATGGTTGCTCCAGGACCTGAGGACCAGCTTAGTTACATAATATATTGATGTGAAAATCACTAGCTTACCAGGATCCAGAGGAAATCATATATATTAAGCAGTCATCCTTTACTTAAGGAAATCATATAAAGGCAACTGCGAAATCCTCTAATTTGAAGAACATCTATACCTTCAGTTTTCAGAATGCAAAACACCAAACAACCAAACTGAAATGCAACCTTTAATTCTTGATAGTAGAGGCTCCCATCAGGATTTGGTTATCAAAAACTTATTAAGCAGTCATCCTCACAGCAAAagaaaaattcaattaaaagagtTCATTTGTTCTCCTACACACGATATAGGTTCAATTTCTTGGATTAACTGTTCCAATACTGCATATTCTTACAAGGAAATCATAAACCTAGCCAGAGACATTTAAAAATTCTCTACAAATAAAATGCAAAAGCACCAAAAATGAGAAGAGATGCAGCAGCTTACCAGGATCCAGAGGGAAGAATAAACCATAAGGTTCGAGGTATTCATTAAGATCCATCCACCCAATTCCGGGCTCAACAACCACATCCATGTCCTTAACATTTAATGATTTGATACGCTACAATTTGAAAAGTTAGCAACGTAAGTAACAAAGATGATTTCCAGCTAAGTCACAACTATTGATATGATGGAAGAGAAATCTTCACTCAGAAATTCAACACTGGGAGATGAGTACTTGCAGAGGGAAGAAATTTTGAGAATTGTGAAAATACAGTTTATTATCTTCCGTAGATAGCAAATGAAACAACAAACGGAGAACCCCCAAAAAGGAACCAGCCAACAAAATCATCTCTGTGGAAGAGTCACTAGGTCGAAACAAGCCATACAGGAAAAGTCAGCAAGAAAGTTGCATCATAAGTTACATCTATGATGCAGTCATGCAGTAGCACAGATAGATTCATAACCATCATACATTCAAtaaccatgacttaagattaaaTAGTTCATGCAACTAGAATGAAATATATTTCACTGTTATGGAGATGAATTCACCACAAATATGGATTTGGTGGTAACATATAGACAGGGGAGCTTTTCATACTTTCATTTGTGTCATGTCAATGCAAACTCCACCGTTAGGAGATAAGGTATGGCCTTCAATAGAGGTAGCTCCACCGTATGGCACAATGGGAACCTGCCATCAACAGTAAGAGAGTGGGTCATAAACCTAAACCATTAAATTCTCTGAGACTACAAAAGCACAGGATGGTATGAAAAGCAGCTCTAACCTTATGCTTGTTGCAGGATGCAACTATCTTAGACACCTCCTCTTCAGACCTGTAGAAAAGACATAAAATACGAACATGATATAAGGGTGCCACACTGCCACAAAGAGCTACAGGAATCAGATCATGTACAAATGATTTCCTCTGGCCCGACTATCAAAAGAATAATGGTGAAGAATAAATCACAAAAACATACAAAATAAGTGCAGATCCTACAACAATAGGAAGTCAGGTATGCAAGTGCACGAATGCCTTGTATAATTCCTCACTACTATTCATgctattattaatatattttctgaTATGATTAACAACATAAAATAAAGAAGCCTAGATGTGAAAGTTACTTGTCATGTCATTGATGATTGGCACAATGGCATCCTTCCAGGACTGAACTCTGACCTAACAACTATTGTAGTTTTTACCCTTCTATGACCAGGTGTTACATTTATGTTGGTTACAAGGAAAAAACAATCCAAGGTAATCAACCACCACAGAAACGGTTTAAATACATGTCTTATATTAAGAATTCATGCATTAAACACCTTATGAAGTATGCATACAAGTCAACATACAAGTTTCGCATAGTCGAAATCAGTCTCACCTTGGAAAAACAATTATATCAGGGATGTTCACTGCTTTGTGAAAGCTGTTCTGTGGCTTACCATGATAGTACCTCTCATCATAGTCCATTGTCATATTCTCCTGTACCAGATTTTCATTACAAAATCCCCATTAGATAAGCAATAGGATATTTAGTAGTTTGCCATATATATAATACAGAAGTGTGCAACACATACTTATAGTCAACACAAGCATATCAGATCAGCCAAAGCTAATTTATTAAGTCATAATGAGACACTAACGGTCAATACCTTGCAGATGACACTGAGTTCATTGATAAGCTCTTGCGGAACTTCTCTATGTGATCCTTTCACCACATAATTCATGCTGTCTGTGCCGCCAAGTCTTTTATCACTAAAATGGAAGTTATTCACAAAAAACACCTTAACTTCAATTAGCTTCAGTAACATACTAATATGCATTCACCTCCAACCAATGAAACAAACGATTTACAAATAATCCACCAGCAAAACACCCaggaaaacacacacacacacacatcattCGATTGCATGATATCAGTAAACAATTCATGAGATTTGTATCCAGTTCAGAAGAGTAACCAATCAAAGCACAACCAGGAGCACCAATAACACAAACAGAGTAAGGGATAATCCGCACGTTTACTCAAACCTTCGAAGTATAGCTGCCGTTGTCTAAACTaataaggggaaaaaaaaagagaggaaaacCACTAACACTAACTTCAAACAGAACTCTTACGTTTGATCGAGATTTGGGGCTTCGCAGCATGATGGGCTGTTATTGAAGTAAGAATGCAAAGCAAGAGAGCCGGCGGAGAGAGCGAAAGCCAGCGGAAGCAAAGAGTTATCCCAATGCGAAAAGGACGGTTTCCGGAAGCGTTCCACCGCAGCAGGGCTCCCTGTCACGGCGGCTCCGTggtcgtgagagagagagttccgGAATTTGGTGTAAATAGGTCTTGAGGAAGAACGCAATCGAGAAATCCACGAAGACAGCGCCATTGTTAAAAGCCAAACGCGGCGCCGGATTGAAGAGTACTTACAGTACATGTACAGCGGCTACATGtgctttcttttttctttttttttcttttttcttttttaaataatacCACTGGTTCTTCATTTCCTCTTTCGGATTCAATCTCCAGTTCCAATTTACCTATTAATTGGTGCAGGGGAAGCGTTTGTCAATACTAGTATTATTCTCGAGCGATgcattattaaataaagaaaacctttttatctaatgattattattatttatttaaaatttccactaaaatatatagatattgttctttcaaattttctactccctccgtccacgaaaaagagccccatttgggtgctggcacgggttttaagaaagctgaaaaatgtggtgtaaaagtggtgtaaaagactaaaagggtagtgttaatgtattgtggttacttttactaatcttgcactaactaaataaatgaacttgaaattcagaaaataaataaataaataaatacataaaaaaatggaaaataaataaattggaaataaaattttcagaaaataaataaattgaaaattcgaaaataaataaataaataaactgaaaattgagaaaataaataaataaactggaataaataaataaataagtaaataaactggaaaataaataaactgaaaaatcaaaaataaataaataactaaacttgaaattcagaaaataaataaataaaatggaaataaataaataaataaataaactggaaataaattaactgaaaattcagaaaaataaataaataaataaatggaaaataaataaactggaaattcgaaaataaataaataaactgaaaattcaaaaataaataaactggaaattcgaaaataaataaataaactgaaaattcaaaaataaataaacttgaaattcagaaaataaataaataaataaattgaaaattgagaaaataaataaataaactggaaataaataaataaataagtaaataaactggaaaataaataaataactaaacttgaaattcagaaaataaataaataaaatggaaataaataaataa is a window encoding:
- the LOC130997108 gene encoding D-lactate dehydrogenase [cytochrome], mitochondrial; protein product: MYCKYSSIRRRVWLLTMALSSWISRLRSSSRPIYTKFRNSLSHDHGAAVTGSPAAVERFRKPSFSHWDNSLLPLAFALSAGSLALHSYFNNSPSCCEAPNLDQTDKRLGGTDSMNYVVKGSHREVPQELINELSVICKENMTMDYDERYYHGKPQNSFHKAVNIPDIIVFPRSEEEVSKIVASCNKHKVPIVPYGGATSIEGHTLSPNGGVCIDMTQMKRIKSLNVKDMDVVVEPGIGWMDLNEYLEPYGLFFPLDPGPGATIGGMCATRCSGSLAVRYGTMRENVINLKVVLANGDIVRTGSRARKSAAGYDLTRLMIGSEGTLGVITEVTLRLQKIPQFSVVAMCNFPTIKDAADVAIATMMSGIQVSRVELLDEVQIRAINLANGKSLPEVPTLMFEFIGTEAYSREQTLMVQKIASEHSGSDFVFAEEPESKKELWKIRKEALWACFAMEPNSEALITDVCVPLSRLAELISRSKQQLDASPLVCTVIAHAGDGNFHCVVLFDPDKEEQRKEAERLNCFMVHAALDMDGTCTGEHGVGTGKMKYLEKELGMEALQTMKRIKAALDPNDIMNPGKLIPSHVCM